The following coding sequences lie in one Panicum virgatum strain AP13 chromosome 6N, P.virgatum_v5, whole genome shotgun sequence genomic window:
- the LOC120679663 gene encoding cold-responsive protein kinase 1-like has translation MDCCFMCGTDMKQKVEGEGGNKVKVFSYSEMRKATHGFSGANKIGEGGFSSVFRGRLKDGTIVAIKVLSADSRQGFREFINELAAISDIVHENLITLVGCCAEGSHRILVYNYLENNSLACTLLGSGRSNIRFNWKARVKIAVGVARGLAYLHEEIRPPIIHRDIKASNILLDKDLTPKISDFGLARLLPPNATHVSTRVAGTIGYLAPEYAVRGQVTKKSDIYSFGVLLLEIVSGRCNHNARLPQGDQFLLERTWTHYEQGKLEEIIDIDLGDDLDVEEACRFLKIGLLCTQDAMKVRPNMTSIIHMLTGEKSVSMDRVTKPSVIGDSDLNGDNEQRSTDPDSTTMRSFATTEPLASSEVNTETSL, from the exons ATGGATTGCTGTTTTATGTGTGGGACTGACATGAAACAAAAGGTTGAAGGTGAAG GAGGAAACAAGGTGAAGGTTTTTTCCTACAGTGAGATGAGGAAAGCTACACATGGTTTTAGTGGTGCTAATAAAATTGGTGAAGGTGGTTTCAGTTCCGTATTCAGG GGAAGGCTTAAAGATGGAACAATAGTTGCAATAAAAGTTCTATCTGCTGATTCAAGGCAGGGTTTCCGAGAGTTCATAAACGAACTCGCAGCAATTTCCGATATCGTGCATGAAAACCTAATTACCCTGGTTGGTTGCTGTGCTGAAGGGTCACATAGAATCCTTGTATACAATTATCTTGAGAACAACAGCCTTGCATGTACATTGCTAG GATCAGGCCGTAGCAACATCCGATTCAATTGGAAAGCTCGTGTTAAAATTGCGGTAGGTGTTGCCCGTGGGCTTGCTTATCTTCATGAAGAAATCCGCCCCCCTATAATTCACCGAGATATAAAGGCAAGCAATATTCTTCTTGACAAGGATCTCACCCCAAAAATCTCTGATTTCGGGTTGGCAAGGCTCCTGCCTCCAAATGCAACTCATGTGAGCACTAGAGTTGCAGGAACAAT AGGATACTTGGCTCCTGAATATGCAGTCAGGGGACAAGTGACAAAGAAGTCAGATATTTATAGTTTTGGTGTTTTGCTGTTGGAAATTGTTAGTGGCAGATGTAACCACAATGCTAGATTGCCGCAGGGAGACCAATTTCTGCTTGAGAGG ACATGGACACACTATGAGCAAGGAAAACTAGAGGAGATCATAGACATAGATCTAGGGGATGACCTTGATGTGGAGGAGGCGTGCCGGTTCTTGAAAATTGGTCTACTGTGCACGCAAGACGCAATGAAAGTACGTCCCAACATGACCAGCATCATCCATATGCTGACTGGAGAAAAGAGTGTCTCCATGGACAGGGTCACAAAACCATCTGTGATCGGAGACTCAGACCTCAACGGCGACAATGAGCAGAGATCAACTGATCCAGATTCTACCACAATGAGATCCTTTGCCACGACCGAACCATTAGCTTCGTCAGAAGTGAACACGGAGACATCTCTGTGA
- the LOC120679673 gene encoding NAC domain-containing protein 21/22-like produces MSSISMMEARMPPGFRFHPRDDELVLDYLLNKLSGRAHGGAAIVDVDLNKCEPWDLPEAACVGGKEWYFFNLRDRKYATGQRTNRATVSGYWKATGKDRAVVAGGEDAAVVGMRKTLVFYRGRAPKGSKTEWVMHEFRLEPPPPPQPPSQERQLPAAAKHQRLKEDWVLCRVFYKSRTTNPKLPSEDAQDGTASTEPDLPAALPLAPLTDTNTAFGTVPTVTEQVSCFSGLPALPLKRRLGDLLAFDTSEKVSIGTVMLSSMPSNSSSELELPPNCNWNHENVLSQLWNPLGI; encoded by the exons ATGAGCTCGATCAGCATGATGGAGGCCAGAATGCCTCCGGGGTTCAGGTTCCACCCGAGGGACGACGAGCTCGTGCTCGACTACCTCCTCAACAAGCTCTCCGGCCGtgcccacggcggcgctgccaTCGTCGATGTTGACCTCAACAAGTGCGAGCCATGGGATCTTCCAG AAGCCGCGTGCGTAGGCGGGAAGGAGTGGTACTTCTTCAACCTGCGCGACCGCAAGTACGCGACGGGGCAGCGCACCAACCGCGCCACCGTGTCGGGCTACTGGAAGGCCACCGGCAAGGaccgcgccgtcgtcgccggcggggaggacgCCGCGGTGGTGGGGATGCGCAAGACGCTGGTGTTCTACCGCGGGCGAGCCCCCAAGGGGAGCAAGACGGAGTGGGTCATGCACGAGTTCCGCctcgagccaccgccgccgccgcagccgccgtcgcAAGAACGCCAGCTCCCAGCTGCGGCGAAGCACCAGCGTCTCAAG GAGGACTGGGTGCTATGCAGGGTGTTCTACAAGAGCAGAACAACCAACCCAAAGCTACCATCTGAAGATGCCCAGGACGGCACTGCATCAACTGAGCCGGACCTGCCGGCTGCCCTGCCGCTTGCACCCCTCACAGACACCAACACTGCCTTCGGCACTGTGCCGACGGTAACCGAGCAGGTGTCCTGCTTCTCCGGCCTGCCGGCACTACCGCTCAAGAGACGCCTTGGTGACCTGCTGGCCTTTGATACCTCTGAGAAGGTATCCATCGGGACAGTGATGCTGAGCAGCATGCCAAGCAACAGCAGTTCAGAACTGGAGCTGCCTCCAAATTGCAACTGGAACCACGAAAATGTCCTGTCACAGCTTTGGAACCCCCTTGGAATATGA